AACCTCAGCACCGGTGGCGTGGGTTGTGCCGCCCTCCGTGGGAGGCGATCTTCGGCGTCGTGGTCTTCCTCGTCCTCATAGCGCTCGCCCTCCTCGCCCCCGCGCTCGACGCCGGCGATGGCTGCTGCACGATCGCCCCCGATGGGATCCACGCGGTCGACGGGGATGCTACCGTCTCCAGCCCTTCGGATATGGAACCGGTACGCGAGGAGCCCTGCGATTCGCGCTGCCCACCAGGAGACGGCTGCTGCGCGGTGTGCGTCGGGTGTTGCAAGACGGCCCTTCGCTCTGCACCTCCCTGCGACGCCACCCGGGCCAGCTCTCCAGATGCGGTGCCCCTCGTCACCTCTCCCCTCTCCGCCACCGATCCCGGCCGCTCCATCTGGCATCCACCCCGTGGCTGACGATCGTCGCCTCGCCGACGTTCGCGCCCGCTGAGCGGGCTTCGCCCACGCCATTTCTGCCAGACCTATCCGCTATCGCGTCGCCCTCCGGGTGCACGCCGGTACTGCGGACCAGCCACGGATCCATGCCTCTTCGTTTCCCTCAGGCCCTCCTTCGGCCTGCCCTCCTCGCGCTCGCCCTCTGCGGACTGCTCGCCACGACGGCCCCCGCCGCTGCCCAGCACACCCTCCTCGTCCGCGTCACCGACGAGCACACCGGCAACCCGCTGCCCGGCGCGAGCGTCGTGCTCGACGGAACGGCGGCGGGCGCCGCCACGGGAGCCGACGGCCTCGCCACCGTGACGGGCATCCCGGACGGTGAGCAAGCCTTCACCGTCTCCTTCGTCGGCTTCGAGCCGGCGCAGTTCACGCTCTCGTTCCCCCGGCCCGAGCCCGAGGCCCTCGTCGAGGTCGCACTGGAGGAAGAGCACGACGACCTCGGCGAGGTCGTGGTCGGGGCGACGCGGACGAGTCGGACGATGGCGGAGATCCCCACGCGCGTAGAGACGATTGCCGGCGAGGAGATCGACGAGAAGATCTCGATGGACCCGTCGAACATCTCGATGCTGCTGAACGAGTCGCCCGGCATCGTCGTGCAGCAGACGTCGGCCGTCTCCGGCAACGCCTCGATCCGCATCCAGGGCCTCGATGGCCGCTACACGCAGCTCCTCAAAGACGGCTTCCCCCTCTACGGCGGGTTCTCCGGCGGGCTCTCCCTCCTCCAGGTCCCGCCGCTCGACCTCCGCCAGGTCGAGATCATCAAGGGCCCGGCCTCGACGCTCTACGGCGGCGACGCGATCGCCGGTCTCGTCAACCTCGTCTCGAAGACGCCGAGCGAGGAGGCGGAACGCTCCCTCCTCCTCAACGCGACGAGCGCGGGCGGCTTCGACGCGGGCGCCTTCCTTGCCGAACGCGTTGGGCGCTTCGGCTACACGCTCCTCGCCTCGGGCAACCTCCAGCAAGCCTACGATGGCGACGGCGACGCCTTCACCAACATCCCCCGCACGCGCCGCGCGACCGCCGCGCCGCGTCTCTACTACTACCCCTCGGAGACGACGACGGTGTGGGTCGGCCTCGCGGGCACCGTGGAAGAGCGTGAGGGTGGCGACGTCGCCGTCATCGATGGGGACGACGTGGACGGAGCCACCTTCGTCGAGCGAAGCGAGAGCCGGCGGCTCACGTCGCAGGCCCGGCTCGACCACGCCCTCTCGGAACGGACGACGCTCACGCTGAAGCAGAGCACGAGCCTGTTCGACCGCAGCGTGGAACTGCCGGGCTACCGGTTCGAGGGGACGCAGACGGCCACCTACGCCGAGGCCTCAGGCCTCTTCCGCCTCGGCGCTCACGACCTCGTCGCCGGACTCGACCTCCGCACCGACGCCTTCGACCAGGACCCCACGGACGAAGCAGGACCTGACGCGGAACTGGATTACGCGCACCTCACCGCCGGGGCCTTCGTGCAAGACACGTGGGACGTGGCGGACCGGCTCGCCGTCGAGCTCGGACTCCGGGGCGACGTTCACGACGAGTACGGCTTCTTCGCGCTCCCCCGCGCCTCGGCGCTCTACCGCATCACGGAGCGCGTCAGCGCCCGCCTCACCGGCGGGCTGGGCTATAAAGCGCCGACGGTGTTCCTCGAACCGTCGGAGGAGCGGGCGTTCGCCGGCGTCCTCCCCCTCGGCGACGACGTAGACGCGGAGACCTCGTACGGCGGCACGTTCGACATAAACGTGGAGACGGTCCTCTTCGACCGCGTCTCGCTCTCGCTCAACCAGGCGCTCTACCTCACGCGGCTCGACGACGCGCTCGTACCGGTCGTCGAGATTGGCCGAGAGGGCCCGGCCGATGGCCTGCTCCGGTACCGGAACGCGGGCGGCCCCGTCCGCACGCAGGGGCTCGAAACGAACGCCCGGTTCGGCCTCGGCGACTTCAAGCTGTTCCTCGGCTACGTCTACCTCGACGCGACGACGACCGACCGCGGCGGCGTCCGCGACGCCGCCGGCGACGAGCGGACCCGGCTCGCCCTCACGCCCGAGCACAAGACATACACCGTGCTCGTGTGGGAGCAGCACGGGCGCGGCCGCGTCGGGTTGGAAGCGTACTACACCGGCCCGCAGCGGCTCTCCGACGGCGAGCGCGTGCCGGGCTACTGGATCACCGGCGTCATGGCCGAGTGGCGGGTGGGACCGGCCCGCCTCTTCCTCAACTTCGAGAACTTCCTCGACACGCAGCAGACGAACTACGATCCCGTCGTGCTCGGCCCACGGGCCACGCCGACCTTCGCCGAGGTGTGGGCGCCGACGGACGGGTTCGTCGTCAACGGCGGCGTGAAATATGAGTTCTAATGGCGCTGGACCTCGGGGCGCCAAGGGGTTCGAGGGCGGCTGCGACGAATTTCCGCATGGAAATTTCCGCATGGAAATGCGCTGGCACACTTACCTGAACCTCCGCCGTGACGATAACCCAGACTCCACCATCGCACCGAAATTCTTCTTTCCCGACATCATCACTGAAGACAAAGTCGTACGCCGACGTGGCTCCTTTGGAGCGGATGATTGGCAAGAGTGAGTTATGTGTGGAGGGTGGAACCGCCCCATCAAATCCGGTTATTATGCGCTCTGTCATTACGCTTATGATCGAGCGCACCACCACGCCTCTATGTGCCCCGAAAGCAATAGCCCAGCAGTAGATCGGCCCCAAGAAAGACAGCCTCTCACGTTCAGCATGTACGGCTTCGACCCGTATCCGTGGGAGCGTGACCGGATCCATCGGTACTCCGTCAACCGCCCGCTGTGGTGGCGGATGTGGCTCCGATTCCGGGAATTTGGTGCTCAGGTAGGGATCTCGTAGGACGGACGCGGGGGCGAACATACCCGATGCGCCCCCTGTGGTTATCGAAGTCAGGATGCGGAGGCCCCCTTCCGACCGGCCGCGTTATGTTGAGGGCGTAGCTCTACCTCCCTCCCCTCCCGCCCGGGCGCGCCGACCGATGATCGGAGCGTCTGCTCGGAGCCGCACGCCGCCATGTCGGAGACCTTCCGTCTCGATCTCCCCGTCCTCCTCCCGGACATCCCCGACGAGCGCGATGCCTGCGTGGCTCGCCTCACCGACGAGCTCGCGGCCACGGAAGGCGTCGAGCGCGCCCACGTCCTCCCGGCGGAGAACGGCGTGCCCGCTCGGGTCTGCATCCACTACGACCCCGGTGCCGTCGCCCTCCCCCGCATCCGCCGCATCGCCGAGCGGACCGGCGCCCGCATCACCGGGCGCTACGGCCACGTGCTGTGGGAGATTGACGGGCTCGCCCATCAGCGCCGCGCGCGCACGGTCGCCGAGCGACTGAAGCAGCAGCCGGGCGTCGTCGAGGCCGAGGCGAACGCGACCGGGCCGATCCGCATCGAGTTCGACCGCGAAGCCACCGATGAGGCCGCGCTCCGGCGCGCACTCGACGGGCTCGGCGTCACGGTCGCCGCCGCTGTGCCTGCCGAGCAGGCGGCGCTCCCCGGTCACCGCGACCACGAGGGACACGACCACGCGCCGGGCGAGCATCACGAACACGCAGGGGGCAGTGGGGCGCACGGCCACGCCCACGGCGGCATCTTCGGCGAGCGGACCGAGCTGATTTTCGCTGTCCTCTCCGGCGTCTGCGTCGTAACGGGGTGGCTGCTGGGGGCGCTCACCGAGATCGTCGCGTGGGTGCCGCTCGCCCTCTTCATCGGGGCGTATTTCTTCGGCGGGTGGTTCACCGTCCGCGAGGCCGTAGACTCGATTCGCGCCGGGCGGTTCGAGATCGACTTCCTCATGCTCGTCGCCGCGGCCGGGGCCGCCGCGCTCGGCGAGTGGTTCGAGGGCGCGCTGCTGCTCTTCCTCTTCTCGATCGGCCACGCGCTCGAAGGCTACGCGATGGGCCGCGCGCGGAAGGCCATCGAAGCCCTCGCCGACCTCGCCCCCGAAACGGCCTTCGTCCGCCGCGACGGCGCCGAGCGCGAGGTGCCCGTCGAGGAACTGCGCGTGGGCGACACGGTCGTCGTAAAGACGAACGAGCGGCTG
Above is a genomic segment from Rhodothermales bacterium containing:
- a CDS encoding TonB-dependent receptor is translated as MPLRFPQALLRPALLALALCGLLATTAPAAAQHTLLVRVTDEHTGNPLPGASVVLDGTAAGAATGADGLATVTGIPDGEQAFTVSFVGFEPAQFTLSFPRPEPEALVEVALEEEHDDLGEVVVGATRTSRTMAEIPTRVETIAGEEIDEKISMDPSNISMLLNESPGIVVQQTSAVSGNASIRIQGLDGRYTQLLKDGFPLYGGFSGGLSLLQVPPLDLRQVEIIKGPASTLYGGDAIAGLVNLVSKTPSEEAERSLLLNATSAGGFDAGAFLAERVGRFGYTLLASGNLQQAYDGDGDAFTNIPRTRRATAAPRLYYYPSETTTVWVGLAGTVEEREGGDVAVIDGDDVDGATFVERSESRRLTSQARLDHALSERTTLTLKQSTSLFDRSVELPGYRFEGTQTATYAEASGLFRLGAHDLVAGLDLRTDAFDQDPTDEAGPDAELDYAHLTAGAFVQDTWDVADRLAVELGLRGDVHDEYGFFALPRASALYRITERVSARLTGGLGYKAPTVFLEPSEERAFAGVLPLGDDVDAETSYGGTFDINVETVLFDRVSLSLNQALYLTRLDDALVPVVEIGREGPADGLLRYRNAGGPVRTQGLETNARFGLGDFKLFLGYVYLDATTTDRGGVRDAAGDERTRLALTPEHKTYTVLVWEQHGRGRVGLEAYYTGPQRLSDGERVPGYWITGVMAEWRVGPARLFLNFENFLDTQQTNYDPVVLGPRATPTFAEVWAPTDGFVVNGGVKYEF